From Candidatus Omnitrophota bacterium, one genomic window encodes:
- a CDS encoding class I SAM-dependent methyltransferase — MGDNIYSRKEWVERFVHPSPADSFDEERLRNIVGAIPEDARAILDVGLGGGFIFGELKRKNGVRCFGIDLSPELVGRLKDPRVCVADAKNIPFKDRQFDLVLAADILEHLKDEYFDESVSELKRVSRKYILINSPFKDAIDWPVALCNKCNREFNVYGHIRAVNEKLINRLFPKAEFDIVNMKVFGKRRDARPSAVVRAARKLGKVYSAEGALCPYCFNDSIERPSRNAIEACFGKVSAAIFFLMDRLTPSILKQGSEISVLLRKRL; from the coding sequence ATGGGCGATAATATCTACAGCCGCAAGGAGTGGGTGGAGAGGTTCGTCCATCCGTCGCCGGCAGACAGTTTCGATGAGGAGCGTTTACGCAACATAGTCGGCGCGATACCGGAAGATGCGAGGGCGATCCTGGATGTGGGCCTCGGCGGCGGGTTCATCTTCGGGGAGCTTAAGAGGAAAAACGGTGTCAGGTGCTTCGGGATCGACCTGTCACCCGAACTTGTCGGCAGGCTCAAGGATCCACGCGTCTGCGTTGCCGACGCTAAGAACATCCCTTTTAAGGACCGTCAGTTCGACCTTGTCCTGGCCGCCGATATCCTTGAGCATCTCAAAGATGAGTATTTCGACGAGAGCGTTTCCGAGCTTAAAAGAGTATCGCGTAAATATATATTGATAAACAGCCCGTTCAAGGACGCTATCGATTGGCCGGTCGCGCTTTGCAACAAGTGCAATAGAGAATTCAATGTTTACGGCCACATAAGGGCGGTGAACGAGAAATTGATAAACCGCCTCTTTCCAAAAGCGGAGTTCGATATCGTAAACATGAAGGTATTCGGAAAGAGACGGGATGCCAGGCCCTCGGCCGTTGTCCGTGCGGCCCGGAAGCTCGGCAAGGTGTACAGCGCCGAAGGGGCCCTATGTCCTTATTGTTTTAATGATTCCATCGAGCGCCCCTCGCGAAACGCGATCGAAGCCTGTTTCGGCAAGGTGAGCGCCGCAATATTCTTTTTAATGGACAGGCTTACGCCGTCCATTTTGAAACAGGGCAGCGAGATCAGCGTCTTGCTGCGGAAGAGGCTATGA
- the asnB gene encoding asparagine synthase (glutamine-hydrolyzing), with amino-acid sequence MCGIAGIINLDKSPLDGGIIEKMICSERHRGPDDSGLYVNGHVGLGHVRLSIIDLSKDAGQPMHNEDSRLFIVHNGEIYNYLELKDELAGLGHAFRSRSDTEVILHAYEEWGEDCLSRFNGMWAFAILDLNKRVLFCARDRFGVKPFYYHLDKDIFIFASEIKSLLCHPKVRRQPNDSTVFNYLASGYGYMDISDETFFKGIRQLKQAHYATVPLDGGRQFSQKRYWNLAPHKKLRLNNEEEAYENFRDLFEDSIKLRLRSDVPLGVSLSGGLDSSSIACVSARLLKGGAIEAFSSCFDEAEYDEREYIAQVLDKTKAKANFIFTRPENLFDEMEEIMWHQEEPYSTLSIFPQWYVMKLAHQKGVKVLLTGQGGDEVLGGYHKYYFYLLADLVASGKWGAAQNEIRRYRELKGDDALVAGKVFKIMASHIAPQGVKNILKRFNAQGAPAYLDKDFAGHNTNRVFTEKRFGSILNNDLYNALKISPLPSLLHIDDRSSMAHSVESRSPFLDYRLVEYAFSLGPEYKIRDGITKYMLRRSMKGILPEEVRTRTDKMGFATPLEKWFRTDLKTKVYGIINSDSFKKRPYFNQARVQRKLDDFMSGKGGAGESGHFTIWSWVNLELWLRKFIDGR; translated from the coding sequence ATGTGCGGTATAGCAGGCATTATAAATCTGGATAAATCGCCTCTGGACGGCGGCATAATCGAAAAGATGATATGCTCCGAGCGCCACCGCGGTCCCGACGATAGTGGCCTTTACGTGAACGGCCATGTGGGGCTTGGGCACGTGCGCCTTTCCATCATCGACCTTTCGAAAGACGCGGGCCAGCCGATGCATAATGAGGACTCGCGCCTCTTCATAGTGCATAACGGCGAGATATATAACTATCTTGAGCTTAAAGACGAGCTTGCCGGCCTTGGGCATGCCTTCAGATCCAGAAGCGATACGGAAGTCATCCTACACGCATACGAGGAGTGGGGAGAGGATTGCCTGTCGCGCTTCAACGGTATGTGGGCCTTTGCGATACTGGACCTGAATAAGAGAGTGTTATTTTGCGCAAGGGACAGATTCGGCGTAAAGCCGTTTTACTATCATCTCGATAAGGATATATTCATATTCGCGTCCGAGATAAAGTCGTTACTTTGTCATCCGAAGGTAAGAAGGCAGCCGAACGATAGCACCGTCTTCAATTATCTCGCCTCAGGGTACGGATATATGGATATATCCGACGAGACGTTCTTTAAGGGCATCAGGCAGCTCAAGCAGGCACACTACGCGACCGTACCTCTCGACGGAGGGCGGCAATTTTCGCAGAAGCGCTACTGGAACCTCGCTCCGCACAAGAAGCTGCGCCTTAACAATGAAGAGGAAGCCTATGAGAACTTTCGGGATCTGTTCGAGGACTCCATAAAGCTCAGGCTGCGCAGCGACGTCCCTCTCGGAGTCAGTTTGAGCGGCGGCCTCGATTCATCGTCGATCGCATGCGTCTCCGCTAGGCTGCTAAAAGGCGGCGCCATCGAAGCATTCTCATCCTGTTTCGACGAAGCGGAGTATGACGAGCGGGAATACATAGCGCAGGTGCTGGATAAGACAAAGGCAAAGGCCAACTTCATATTCACGAGGCCCGAGAACCTGTTCGATGAGATGGAAGAGATCATGTGGCACCAGGAGGAGCCGTACAGCACCCTGAGCATATTCCCGCAGTGGTATGTCATGAAGCTCGCTCATCAGAAGGGAGTCAAGGTGCTCTTGACCGGCCAGGGCGGCGATGAGGTGCTGGGCGGATACCATAAGTACTATTTCTATCTCCTAGCCGATCTCGTAGCTTCGGGTAAATGGGGCGCCGCCCAAAATGAGATCAGGCGATACCGGGAACTAAAGGGCGACGACGCGCTGGTGGCGGGCAAGGTCTTTAAGATCATGGCTTCCCATATCGCGCCGCAGGGCGTCAAGAATATTTTGAAGCGCTTTAACGCCCAGGGCGCCCCGGCATATCTCGATAAGGACTTCGCAGGTCACAACACAAACCGGGTGTTTACCGAGAAGCGGTTCGGCAGTATATTGAACAACGATCTTTATAATGCGCTCAAGATATCGCCGCTTCCGTCGCTTCTCCATATCGACGACCGCTCCAGCATGGCCCATTCGGTCGAGTCGCGCTCGCCGTTTTTAGATTACCGCCTTGTGGAATACGCTTTCTCTCTCGGTCCCGAATACAAGATACGGGACGGGATCACCAAATATATGTTGAGACGGTCCATGAAAGGGATCCTGCCCGAAGAGGTAAGGACGCGCACCGATAAGATGGGGTTCGCGACTCCGCTCGAAAAATGGTTCAGGACGGACCTCAAAACGAAGGTATACGGCATAATCAATTCCGATTCATTCAAGAAGCGCCCCTATTTTAATCAGGCAAGGGTCCAGAGGAAGCTGGATGATTTTATGTCCGGAAAAGGCGGAGCCGGCGAAAGTGGTCATTTCACGATATGGAGCTGGGTGAACCTGGAGCTATGGCTCAGGAAGTTTATCGATGGGCGATAA
- a CDS encoding DegT/DnrJ/EryC1/StrS family aminotransferase — protein MKIPLLDLKGQYRSIKSEVEEVLKKVIERQDFILGEEGRLLEKEIAEYCGSKYAVGVASGTDALILALRALDIGPGDEVITTPFTFFATAEAASLLGAKPVFVDIEPRTYNIDPRSIEKAITSRTKVIIPVHLYGQCADMDPIMVIAGKYKLKVIEDTAQAIGATYKGRKAGSIGDIGTLSFFPSKNLGAFGDAGMVVTDDKEIAERIGMLRVHGSARRYIHSEIGMNSRLDNLQAAVLRVKLRRLDGWLEARRNNAAHYSEELKGLPIALPYVPDHNVHTYHQYVLRVKDGLEKLMKFLIDSGIETRTYYPVPLHLQECYRGLGYKKGDLPESEGACNTTFAIAVYPEMTAQERGYIVSKIEEFYSKKSCAV, from the coding sequence GTGAAGATTCCGTTACTGGACCTTAAAGGGCAATATAGGTCCATCAAGTCAGAGGTAGAGGAGGTCCTGAAAAAGGTCATAGAGAGGCAGGACTTTATATTGGGCGAGGAAGGTCGTCTCTTGGAGAAAGAGATTGCCGAATATTGCGGCTCAAAATATGCTGTCGGTGTGGCGTCCGGAACGGATGCGCTGATATTGGCCCTCAGGGCGCTGGATATCGGCCCCGGCGATGAGGTGATAACCACGCCATTCACATTTTTTGCCACCGCGGAGGCGGCATCGCTCCTCGGCGCGAAACCGGTATTTGTCGATATTGAGCCCAGGACTTATAATATTGATCCGCGATCGATAGAGAAGGCCATAACTTCCCGGACAAAGGTGATCATCCCTGTCCATCTTTACGGGCAGTGCGCCGATATGGACCCGATAATGGTCATCGCCGGGAAATACAAATTGAAGGTCATAGAGGATACGGCTCAGGCCATAGGCGCTACGTATAAGGGCAGGAAGGCCGGTTCGATCGGAGATATCGGGACGCTCAGCTTCTTCCCCAGCAAGAACCTTGGCGCGTTCGGTGACGCCGGTATGGTAGTCACCGATGATAAGGAGATCGCGGAGAGGATCGGGATGCTGAGAGTACACGGCAGCGCCCGGAGATATATCCATTCCGAGATAGGGATGAATTCCCGACTCGATAACCTGCAGGCCGCCGTATTGAGGGTGAAGCTCAGGCGTCTCGACGGCTGGCTTGAAGCCAGGAGAAATAACGCCGCGCATTACAGCGAAGAGTTAAAAGGTCTGCCGATCGCTTTGCCGTATGTGCCGGATCATAATGTGCATACATATCATCAATACGTGCTGCGCGTCAAAGACGGCCTCGAAAAGCTCATGAAATTCCTGATAGACAGCGGAATTGAGACGAGGACGTACTATCCGGTTCCGCTTCATCTGCAGGAATGTTACAGGGGCCTCGGCTATAAGAAGGGCGATCTCCCCGAATCCGAAGGCGCATGCAATACGACATTCGCGATAGCCGTTTATCCGGAGATGACGGCCCAAGAGCGCGGATACATCGTGAGTAAAATAGAGGAGTTCTACTCTAAAAAATCATGTGCGGTATAG
- a CDS encoding glycosyltransferase family 39 protein — translation MRKAYTLIDNLLDLCCTKRAGTILAISFIAVFFILSLTRNYDYKSFESILNATGDDWGIYAQHALDIKHNGMLMPSAISAYCSPAGFLYNYFIALCLVIFGEKSLPIFVVQHLMLGFSVALVYWTFRDKMRGLTGILFLCVLFFFALKDVYKNYSPLLLSENLALFTVALFFFCFIKGFEKDNLFLQIMAAFLLGLSILTRPNIFVYGIALMPLVALYYVKRGGAGYRNLLIFALALIAGSSFLGIRNYLFLKQFIFLPTNMSSIDGLRNFHPIPSSVDLSRVAGNLLYTKLHIDKLIVNYVEYIRQEPGLFFQFYFKKVLFCLGYLPSLLAGSYGPRLRWMAMWAGYFTYLFLHIRNREKWEIWEVSVHLYIFCYYGSLVLTTTVHNYGFRMLIPAIFFVLVFAFMALDRLLSAVMPAFFGPDRPAYLH, via the coding sequence ATGCGTAAGGCATACACGCTGATAGATAATCTATTGGATTTATGCTGCACAAAACGCGCCGGAACCATTCTCGCCATATCTTTTATAGCAGTATTCTTCATTCTATCCCTGACGCGAAACTACGATTACAAAAGCTTTGAAAGCATCCTTAACGCTACCGGGGATGACTGGGGCATATACGCTCAGCATGCTTTAGATATAAAACATAATGGCATGCTTATGCCTTCGGCGATATCGGCCTATTGCAGTCCCGCCGGTTTTTTGTATAACTATTTTATCGCCCTATGCCTGGTGATATTCGGAGAGAAGAGCCTGCCCATCTTTGTCGTGCAGCACCTTATGCTGGGGTTCTCCGTGGCGCTGGTCTATTGGACCTTTCGGGATAAGATGAGGGGCCTTACAGGCATCTTATTTCTCTGCGTCTTGTTCTTCTTTGCGCTGAAGGATGTTTACAAAAATTATTCGCCTTTACTGCTGAGCGAAAATCTCGCCCTCTTTACGGTCGCGCTATTTTTCTTTTGCTTCATTAAAGGTTTTGAGAAAGATAACCTATTCCTGCAGATCATGGCCGCGTTCTTACTGGGGCTGTCCATCCTGACCCGTCCGAATATATTTGTATATGGGATCGCGTTGATGCCTCTTGTCGCGTTATATTACGTCAAGAGAGGAGGGGCGGGCTACAGGAATTTATTGATATTTGCCTTGGCGCTTATCGCGGGATCTTCATTTTTGGGAATACGGAATTACCTGTTCCTTAAACAATTTATTTTTCTGCCGACGAACATGTCGTCCATAGACGGCTTAAGAAATTTTCATCCGATACCGTCATCCGTCGACCTGTCGAGAGTGGCCGGGAATTTATTATACACGAAACTGCATATCGATAAATTAATAGTCAACTATGTCGAGTATATAAGGCAGGAGCCGGGCCTCTTCTTCCAGTTCTACTTTAAAAAGGTATTGTTTTGCCTCGGCTACCTGCCAAGCCTTCTGGCGGGATCGTACGGTCCGCGCCTTCGCTGGATGGCCATGTGGGCGGGCTACTTTACATATCTATTTCTGCATATCAGGAACCGCGAGAAGTGGGAGATCTGGGAAGTCTCCGTGCATCTGTATATATTCTGCTATTATGGATCGCTCGTTCTGACCACAACCGTTCATAATTACGGTTTCAGGATGCTCATCCCTGCCATATTTTTCGTGCTGGTATTCGCTTTTATGGCGTTGGACAGATTGCTGTCGGCGGTCATGCCCGCCTTTTTTGGGCCCGATAGGCCTGCCTATCTGCATTAG
- a CDS encoding C1 family peptidase: MPIKPYKLGCFKDRKDLRDIPMGLVLPPIKVPAQVDYSKEMTAVRDQGDEGTCVAFASVVGVKEYQDTKEYRKDIELSPRYLYNLCKANDGIPGEEGTYPRVAMKMLLKYGVSPESYWPYRPHQKDACKPGADKAAKTYVIKAYARLNSVQDMKRSLVVNGPFLAGVDVFASWFTDKVSKTGVIPIPKSRDELQGGHAICIMGYDDSDKIFKFKNSWSQGWGDKGYGYIKYEYLKRHCSDAWSGTDLIGSPEMLVKKREELLSRYA; this comes from the coding sequence GTGCCGATAAAACCATATAAGTTAGGCTGCTTCAAGGACAGAAAGGACCTGCGCGATATCCCGATGGGGCTGGTTCTCCCGCCGATAAAGGTGCCCGCCCAAGTTGATTACTCAAAGGAAATGACTGCCGTAAGAGATCAGGGCGATGAAGGTACCTGCGTCGCGTTCGCGAGCGTTGTAGGGGTGAAAGAATACCAGGATACCAAAGAATACCGGAAGGACATAGAGCTCTCTCCTCGCTATCTCTACAATTTATGTAAGGCCAATGACGGCATACCAGGCGAAGAAGGAACGTATCCCAGAGTTGCCATGAAGATGCTGTTGAAATACGGCGTCTCTCCCGAATCCTATTGGCCGTACCGGCCCCACCAAAAAGACGCCTGTAAGCCCGGAGCCGATAAAGCCGCGAAGACCTACGTGATAAAGGCATACGCGAGATTGAATTCCGTACAGGATATGAAGCGGAGCCTCGTAGTCAACGGGCCGTTCCTCGCGGGAGTGGATGTATTCGCGTCCTGGTTTACGGATAAAGTTTCAAAGACCGGAGTTATACCTATACCGAAATCGCGCGATGAACTGCAGGGCGGCCATGCCATATGTATTATGGGATATGATGACTCCGATAAGATATTCAAGTTCAAGAATTCATGGAGCCAGGGGTGGGGAGACAAAGGTTATGGGTATATTAAATATGAGTATCTTAAGCGGCACTGCTCCGACGCCTGGAGCGGAACGGATCTTATCGGGAGCCCTGAAATGCTGGTAAAGAAGAGGGAAGAGCTGCTCAGCCGTTATGCGTAA
- a CDS encoding SDR family oxidoreductase codes for MRVKITLITGGAGFIGSHLCDLFLEKGYNVICMDNLITGKVENIRHHMKDLNFKFIKHNVSEYIDIKGKIDYILHFASPASPIDYLKYPIPTLKVGSLGTHNALGLAKAKGARILLASTSEVYGDPLINPQPESYWGNVNPIGPRGVYDEAKRFAEAITMAYHRYHKLDTRIVRIFNTYGERMREEDGRAIPNFISQALKNKPITVYGSGKQTRSFCYVSDLVGGLYKLLMSKESDPVNIGNPNEMSLLKLAKVIIKLTDSESRIVYMPLPVDDPKVRRPNIAKAKKILNWTPKIRLEEGLSRTIDYFISIKDKSPCR; via the coding sequence ATGAGAGTAAAAATAACGCTCATTACAGGCGGCGCGGGCTTTATCGGTTCGCACCTATGCGACCTGTTTCTGGAAAAGGGTTACAACGTTATATGCATGGATAACCTTATAACCGGAAAGGTCGAAAATATTAGGCACCACATGAAGGATCTGAACTTCAAGTTCATTAAGCATAACGTCTCCGAATATATTGATATCAAAGGCAAGATAGACTATATTCTGCACTTTGCTTCCCCGGCCAGTCCCATAGATTACCTGAAATACCCGATACCGACCTTGAAAGTCGGCTCTCTAGGAACTCATAATGCGCTGGGCTTAGCGAAGGCGAAAGGCGCCAGGATTCTGCTGGCCTCAACGAGCGAAGTTTACGGCGATCCGCTCATAAATCCGCAGCCTGAGAGTTACTGGGGTAATGTAAACCCGATAGGCCCACGCGGCGTGTACGACGAGGCCAAGCGTTTTGCCGAAGCGATAACGATGGCTTACCATAGATATCATAAGCTCGATACCAGGATAGTGCGTATATTCAATACTTACGGCGAGCGGATGAGGGAAGAAGATGGCCGCGCGATCCCTAATTTCATCAGTCAAGCGCTCAAAAATAAGCCTATAACCGTTTACGGTAGCGGCAAGCAGACGAGAAGCTTCTGCTATGTTTCAGATTTAGTTGGCGGTTTATATAAACTTTTAATGTCAAAAGAATCCGACCCGGTTAATATCGGCAATCCCAACGAAATGTCGCTTTTAAAGCTTGCCAAGGTTATAATTAAACTGACAGATTCAGAAAGCCGGATCGTATATATGCCGCTTCCGGTCGATGACCCGAAGGTCAGACGGCCGAATATAGCGAAGGCCAAAAAGATCCTGAATTGGACGCCGAAGATCCGTCTTGAAGAAGGGTTATCAAGGACCATAGATTATTTCATATCCATAAAAGACAAGAGCCCGTGCCGATAA
- a CDS encoding SDR family oxidoreductase has protein sequence MAKYLVTGGAGFIGSNIVEELVRRKGLSPDGSLHKVGTVPKVGEVVVLDNFITGKMENLKPFLTRITLVKGDIRNRKDLDRALKGVDYVIHQAALRSVPKSVDDPFTTNDINVHGTLNLLVAARDHKVKRVVYASSSSAYGDAKHFPQRETDIPAPISPYGVAKLAAEHYCVAFARTFGLETVSLRYFNVFGPRQNPDSKYSAVIPAFLFTMAKGGSPIVEWDGKQSRDFTYVGNVVEANLRACVIPGISGEVFNVACGTTTSIIDIVNELNKILGTKIKPKHAPKRRGDVRKTYADISKMKRLLKIKNIIGFKEGLRRTVEWFGNI, from the coding sequence ATGGCTAAATATCTCGTTACAGGCGGCGCGGGTTTCATAGGCTCTAATATAGTAGAGGAACTAGTCCGGCGGAAGGGACTGTCCCCAGACGGTAGTCTTCACAAGGTGGGGACTGTCCCTAAAGTCGGCGAGGTAGTCGTCCTCGATAACTTCATCACCGGCAAGATGGAGAACCTGAAGCCTTTCTTGACGCGGATCACACTAGTAAAGGGCGATATAAGAAACAGGAAAGACCTGGACAGGGCCCTGAAGGGCGTAGACTACGTCATACATCAGGCGGCCTTGCGGTCGGTCCCGAAATCGGTCGATGATCCCTTTACGACGAATGACATCAACGTCCATGGCACGCTGAACCTCCTCGTTGCTGCGCGCGATCACAAGGTTAAGAGGGTAGTTTATGCCTCATCAAGCTCCGCATACGGTGACGCGAAGCATTTTCCGCAGAGAGAGACCGACATTCCGGCTCCTATCTCACCTTACGGTGTAGCTAAATTGGCCGCCGAGCATTATTGCGTGGCATTTGCCAGGACATTCGGTTTAGAGACCGTGTCCTTAAGGTACTTCAATGTGTTCGGTCCGAGGCAGAATCCGGATTCCAAGTATTCCGCCGTTATCCCGGCATTTTTATTCACGATGGCAAAGGGCGGATCGCCTATTGTGGAGTGGGACGGTAAACAATCACGGGATTTCACGTATGTAGGCAATGTAGTCGAGGCAAATCTGAGAGCCTGTGTAATTCCGGGTATTTCGGGAGAGGTATTCAACGTCGCTTGCGGCACGACTACATCTATCATAGATATCGTGAACGAGCTCAATAAGATATTGGGGACAAAGATAAAGCCCAAACATGCGCCAAAGAGGAGAGGGGATGTCCGCAAGACATACGCCGACATATCGAAGATGAAGCGTCTCTTAAAGATAAAGAATATCATCGGTTTCAAAGAGGGCTTGCGGCGCACGGTCGAATGGTTTGGTAATATATGA
- a CDS encoding nucleotide sugar dehydrogenase, with the protein MLNELRKRILSRKANIGVIGLGYVGLPLSVTFAKAGFKVHGIDIDKDRVEKIRKGESYILDVSKSELMMVTRDRSLEVTTDFSVIKELDAVIICVPTPLYKTREPDVSYIVASVKNIKRYMKRGQIIVLESTTYPGTTEEVMLPILEEDGLKEGKDFYLAFSPERVDPGNAKYDTKNTPKIIGGISKSSTEIAKLLYEQALETIVPVSSAKVAEMVKLLENTFRIVNIGLVNEILLMCDKLKIDAWEVIDAAKTKPYGFMPFYPGPGVGGHCIPIDPIYLSWKARMHGFEARFIDLASQVNSEMPHYAVSKVAEGLNEHRKPLKGSKVLVVGVAYKKDVKDLRESPALEIIEMLVKKGADVSYYDPFFSYLKIHSINLKCAKFSKETFKSADCVVIVADHTKVDYGFIVKNSKLIVDTRNILKSVEDRSNIIKL; encoded by the coding sequence ATGCTAAATGAATTGAGGAAGAGGATATTGAGCAGGAAGGCGAATATAGGGGTAATAGGCCTGGGCTACGTGGGCTTGCCGCTCTCGGTTACGTTCGCGAAAGCAGGGTTCAAGGTGCACGGTATCGATATCGATAAAGATAGAGTGGAAAAGATAAGGAAGGGCGAGAGTTACATACTTGATGTCTCCAAGTCCGAACTTATGATGGTTACACGTGACAGGTCGCTGGAAGTCACAACGGATTTCAGCGTGATAAAGGAGCTGGACGCGGTCATCATATGCGTCCCGACGCCGTTATACAAAACCAGGGAGCCGGATGTCTCATATATAGTCGCGTCCGTAAAGAATATCAAACGTTATATGAAGCGCGGCCAGATAATCGTGCTGGAATCGACGACGTATCCTGGCACCACCGAAGAGGTGATGCTTCCGATACTGGAGGAGGACGGCCTTAAGGAAGGGAAGGATTTTTATCTTGCTTTCTCGCCCGAGCGCGTTGATCCGGGTAACGCGAAGTATGATACGAAGAACACTCCGAAGATAATCGGCGGCATTTCGAAGAGCTCGACTGAGATCGCCAAATTACTGTATGAACAGGCGCTCGAGACCATAGTGCCGGTATCTTCCGCTAAGGTTGCGGAGATGGTGAAGCTACTGGAGAATACTTTTCGGATAGTGAATATTGGCCTCGTAAACGAGATATTACTCATGTGCGATAAGCTGAAGATAGACGCATGGGAAGTCATCGACGCCGCTAAGACGAAGCCTTACGGTTTCATGCCGTTTTATCCGGGCCCGGGCGTCGGGGGCCATTGCATCCCGATCGATCCCATATACTTATCGTGGAAGGCGCGGATGCATGGATTCGAGGCGCGCTTCATCGATCTCGCCTCTCAAGTCAATTCCGAGATGCCGCATTACGCGGTATCGAAGGTGGCCGAGGGCCTGAATGAACATAGGAAGCCTCTTAAGGGATCGAAGGTGCTTGTGGTCGGAGTCGCGTATAAAAAGGACGTTAAGGACCTGCGCGAATCCCCGGCGCTTGAGATAATAGAGATGCTGGTCAAAAAGGGAGCGGATGTTTCATATTACGACCCATTCTTTTCGTACCTTAAGATACATAGCATTAATCTCAAATGCGCGAAATTCTCGAAAGAGACGTTTAAGTCCGCTGACTGCGTCGTGATTGTTGCCGATCACACGAAGGTAGATTACGGCTTCATAGTCAAAAATTCGAAATTGATAGTGGATACCAGAAATATTCTGAAAAGCGTTGAGGATAGGAGCAACATAATCAAATTATAA
- the rfbD gene encoding dTDP-4-dehydrorhamnose reductase — protein MSKRYKVLITGSSGMLGIDLCQELNSGYDVIGLDLSRRLKPKTQNSRAGFNLLYVKGDITDRKGVAAIIQKVSPDFVIHCAAWTDVDGCELDSKKAYKVNSEGARNVALGCKASGAALIYISTDFVFNGKKRRPYKETDRTDPLSVYGDSKLKGESFVKKALNNHYILRTSWLYGACGKNFVDTIIAKGKTEKCLRVVRDQVGSPTSTKSLARAIHHLLDKLTMGDKLSMACRGAYHLSNSGSVSWYNYAREILRLVKSKTEVLPITSEELARPARRPAMSVMDNSKFSKFTGYRMPDWKIALKEYLSKCHCEGRRPEAI, from the coding sequence ATGTCGAAAAGATATAAAGTATTAATCACGGGCTCAAGCGGCATGCTTGGGATCGATCTTTGCCAGGAACTTAATTCGGGCTATGATGTTATCGGACTGGACCTGTCTCGGCGTCTGAAGCCCAAAACCCAAAATAGTAGGGCAGGTTTTAACCTGCTCTATGTTAAAGGAGATATTACAGACAGGAAAGGCGTCGCCGCCATAATCCAAAAGGTCTCGCCGGATTTTGTGATACACTGTGCCGCCTGGACGGATGTTGACGGTTGCGAGCTCGATAGCAAAAAGGCTTATAAAGTCAATTCGGAAGGCGCCAGAAATGTCGCGCTCGGCTGCAAGGCCTCAGGGGCGGCCCTCATCTATATCAGCACCGATTTCGTCTTCAATGGAAAAAAGAGAAGGCCGTATAAGGAGACGGACAGGACGGACCCTTTGAGCGTCTACGGTGATTCGAAGCTTAAGGGCGAGAGCTTTGTAAAGAAGGCTCTTAACAATCACTATATACTGCGAACGAGCTGGCTTTACGGTGCTTGCGGCAAGAATTTCGTAGATACGATTATCGCCAAGGGAAAGACCGAAAAGTGTTTAAGGGTCGTTCGGGACCAAGTTGGTTCCCCGACGAGTACGAAGAGTCTGGCGAGGGCGATTCATCATCTCCTGGATAAATTGACAATGGGCGATAAATTATCGATGGCATGCCGCGGCGCATACCATCTTTCCAATTCCGGCAGTGTCTCATGGTATAATTACGCCAGAGAGATACTGAGGCTGGTGAAGTCAAAAACTGAAGTCCTGCCGATTACGTCGGAAGAACTGGCCCGTCCGGCCAGGAGGCCCGCGATGTCGGTCATGGACAATTCGAAATTCAGTAAATTTACAGGCTACAGGATGCCTGATTGGAAGATAGCGCTGAAAGAATATTTATCGAAATGTCATTGCGAGGGCCGAAGGCCCGAAGCAATCTAA